The DNA window TAAGTAATTAAGGAATGAATTGATTACAAGAGATTGTGAGTACCGATTTAATGATGCAAATTTCCTTAGCCTTTTCGATGTCTCTTGCAGCTATCTTCTTCAAGTCCGATTTCACTTGTGGCAAAACTTCAGCAATCcctgaaaacaaagaagaacGACTAAAAGACGCACATGCTACACTGCTATAGAAGTggagagagaagaggagaaagCTGAGGATACGTACAGAATTAATAAAGCGGAAAACAAATAGGTACCAGGTTCAGCGAGACTGGCGACGACGGAGGTAGCGGGAGTTTTGGCATGGACAACAACGACCTTGAAAGGTGAATTGGAAGCCAGAGGGGGAGTGAAGAAGTGATCAAATGTCCACTCTAAAGCGTATGTACTGTGCTGGCTATCATCAATCCCAACAACCATCACTTGCTTCTCTTCTAAGGTTGCCATGTCTGATACTGCTATTTGTCCGTCCGTCCGTCCCTCTTCTCTGTTTATATCGAGAATTAAGTTGCAGAACTATAGTTGACTTCTCTTGGATTGCTGATTTACGGCAACCTTCAGAAAATCCCAAGTAGAGATGATTTACAATGAGTGATTTACTATGAGCATTTAAATAAATGGCCTAGGAGGGACACGAGCAAGGACAAAACCATGATTGGAACGGGTGACCATCCAATCCCTGAAGCTGGATCAATCGAGGAGACGATGTCGTTTGAAGTACGCAACGACCACAGGAGATATTATCCAATAATTGAAGTTGAAAGATTCGGCGGGGAGATAGATATCAAAGATTTTTGCCATTAACGTGAGAGATTGTTTATTAATAAAACTCGAATAAGTCAAAGATTCAATCAATCTCGGTGTGTGCCAATGTATTTATTTGTCTATATAATATCAAagatttcaagttttattttaaaagtagttttatattttaatttcttat is part of the Populus trichocarpa isolate Nisqually-1 chromosome 2, P.trichocarpa_v4.1, whole genome shotgun sequence genome and encodes:
- the LOC7481410 gene encoding universal stress protein PHOS34 is translated as MATLEEKQVMVVGIDDSQHSTYALEWTFDHFFTPPLASNSPFKVVVVHAKTPATSVVASLAEPGIAEVLPQVKSDLKKIAARDIEKAKEICIIKSVSDVIFEVVEGDPRNVLCEAVEKHHASVLVVGSHGYGAIKRAVLGSVSDYCVHNARCTVMIVKRPKMP